The following proteins are co-located in the Anser cygnoides isolate HZ-2024a breed goose chromosome 2, Taihu_goose_T2T_genome, whole genome shotgun sequence genome:
- the NBN gene encoding nibrin isoform X1, translated as MNGSSRPLQSGDRVNFGVFNSKFRVEYESLVVCSSCLDAAQKTELNQAIQLLGGLVVNEWTKECTYLVMASVKVTVKTICALICGRPIIKPEFFEELIKAVQSRQQLPTPESFYPPVDEPSIGTENLDLSEHQERKRIFFGKTFVFLTAKQYKKLGPAVVLGGGEAKLMTEGRKETSSLVSPEVCVVDVGLTNSQILGSESMRNWTDSVLNVLQSNDLRAIPEAEIGLAVIFRSTETYCNPKKQPGNKAVTRSTSASGIGPAISQSLAVDETIMPTAADTSTLYVADTEIEEQTRMEIEKTSKTNRREKVAFQDVPPVKENPSTSGNVNAGTLISRVNRTSTLSQKSHPPSPSKISEVSKPRESTPRQQSNSITNYFQVARKRERDEEGGETSVPKLAKLEERSSPVSKHVESTASSVWKNEEQHQKENNIQLTRESNELASDKTDTKITSSENPAPKKRKELDDLSENIETLEIVFESRDLDWKKQTANQDQESQGNIRKKRCLEAKGSRIEEVNAKQKEENETLREDEVGSVLTLEKKSEIKQESPPVLKDHNKIEDDSSSLPSRLLLTEFRSLVVSHPRQNSQLIGNTSCGGQKNFKKFKKVSYPGAGQLPYIIGGSDLVAHHARKSSELEDWLREELEEQNRRAREESLADDLFRYDPNVKRRR; from the exons ATGAATGGATCTTCAAGGCCTTTGCAGTCTGGTGACAGAGTCAATTTTGGAGTCTTTAACAGCAAGTTTAG aGTGGAGTATGAGTCTTTGGTTGTCTGCTCCTCGTGTTTAGATGCTGCTCAGAAAACAGAGTTAAATCAAGCCATCCAGCTCCTGGGAGGTCTTGTAGTGAATGAATGGACGAAAGAGTGTACTTACCTTGTAATGGCATCAGTAAAAGTTACTGTTAAG acTATATGTGCCTTGATTTGTGGACGACCAATTATAAAACCAGAGTTTTTTGAAGAATTAATCAAAGCTGTTCAGTCCAGGCAACAGTTGCCAACTCCTGAAAG TTTTTATCCTCCAGTTGATGAGCCTTCCATTGGTACTGAAAACCTGGATTTATCAGAGCaccaagaaaggaaaagaatattcTTTGGAAAAACTTTTGTATTTCTAACTGCCAAGCAG tACAAGAAACTGGGTCCGGCTGTTGTTCTTGGAGGAGGCGAAGCAAAGTTGATGAcggagggaagaaaagaaacttcttCACTGGTTTCTCCTGAAGTTTGTGTTGTCGATGTTGGGTTGACAAACTCCCAGATCCTAGGATCTGAGTCCATGAGAAACTGGACTGATTCCGTTCTGAATGTTTTGCAAAG TAATGATCTCAGGGCTATTCCCGAAGCAGAAATCGGATTGGCGGTAATCTTCAGGTCTACAGAAACATACTGCAACCCTAAAAAGCAGCCTGGTAACAAAG CTGTAACTAGAAGTACTTCTGCATCAGGAATAGGGCCAGCCATTTCTCAGAGTTTGGCTGTGGATGAAACCATAATGCCAACTGCTGCAGATACCAGTACGCTATATGTAGCTGATACAGAAATAGAAGAGCAGACACG TATGGAGATAGAGAAGACTTCCAAGAcgaacagaagagaaaaagtagCTTTCCAGGATGTACCCCCTGTGAAGGAGAACCCTAGCACAAGTGGCAATGTGAATGCAGGAACACTGATATCTAGAGTGAATAGAACATCTACACTTAGTCAAAAAAGTCATCCTCCCTCTCCATCTAAAATTTCAGAAGTCAGTAAACCTAGAGAGTCCACTCCACGTCAGCAGTCTAACTCGATTACAAATTACTTCCAAGTAGCTAGGAAAAG AGAAAGAGatgaagaaggaggagaaacatCTGTCCCCAAACTAGCAAAACTGGAGGAAAGGTCATCGCCTGTTTCCAAGCATGTTGAATCCACAGCTTCGTCAGTGtggaaaaatgaagaacagcatcaaaaggaaaataacatccAGCTGACGAGGGAAAGTAATGAACTAGCAAGTGATAAAACTGACACTAAAATTACTTCTAGTGAAAATCCTGcaccaaagaaaagaaaggagttaGATgatttatctgaaaatataGAGACACTAGAAATCGTATTTGAAAGCAGAGACCTAGACTGGAAAAAGCAAACGGCAAATCAAGACCAGGAATCTCAAGGCAATATACgaaaaaaaagatgtctggAAGCCAAAGGAAGCAGAATTGAAGAAgtaaatgcaaagcaaaaagagGAGAATGAAACGTTG AGAGAAGATGAAGTTGGATCAGTTCTAACTCtagaaaagaaaagtgagatCAAGCAAGAATCTCCTCCAGTCTTG aaAGACCACAACAAAATTGAAGATGACTCCAGCAGTCTTCCTAGCAGACTTCTCTTGACTGAGTTTAGATCCTTGGTTGTCAGCCATCCAAGACAGAACAGTCAGCTTATTGGCAATACGAGCTGCGGGGGACAGAAAAATTTCAAAAAGTTCAAAAAG GTCAGTTATCCAGGGGCAGGACAACTTCCGTACATTATTGGAGGATCAGATTTGGTTGCTCACCATGCTAGAAAGAGTTCAGAGCTAGAGGACTGGTTAAGAGAAGAATTGGAG GAACAGAATCGACGTGCAAGAGAAGAATCACTTGCTGATGATCTCTTTAG aTACGATCCTAATGTGAAAAGGAGAAGATAA
- the NBN gene encoding nibrin isoform X2, which produces MWKLVPAAGPGEPYRLLVGTDYVVGRRNCAILIQDDQSISRSHAVLTVSHPETTQSQSVPVPTLTIRDTSKYGTFVNGSKMNGSSRPLQSGDRVNFGVFNSKFRVEYESLVVCSSCLDAAQKTELNQAIQLLGGLVVNEWTKECTYLVMASVKVTVKTICALICGRPIIKPEFFEELIKAVQSRQQLPTPESFYPPVDEPSIGTENLDLSEHQERKRIFFGKTFVFLTAKQYKKLGPAVVLGGGEAKLMTEGRKETSSLVSPEVCVVDVGLTNSQILGSESMRNWTDSVLNVLQSNDLRAIPEAEIGLAVIFRSTETYCNPKKQPGNKAVTRSTSASGIGPAISQSLAVDETIMPTAADTSTLYVADTEIEEQTRMEIEKTSKTNRREKVAFQDVPPVKENPSTSGNVNAGTLISRVNRTSTLSQKSHPPSPSKISEVSKPRESTPRQQSNSITNYFQVARKRERDEEGGETSVPKLAKLEERSSPVSKHVESTASSVWKNEEQHQKENNIQLTRESNELASDKTDTKITSSENPAPKKRKELDDLSENIETLEIVFESRDLDWKKQTANQDQESQGNIRKKRCLEAKGSRIEEVNAKQKEENETLREDEVGSVLTLEKKSEIKQESPPVLKDHNKIEDDSSSLPSRLLLTEFRSLVVSHPRQNSQLIGNTSCGGQKNFKKFKKVSYPGAGQLPYIIGGSDLVAHHARKSSELEDWLREELEEQNRRAREESLADDLFRYDPNVKRRR; this is translated from the exons ATGTGGAAGCTGGTGCCCGCCGCGGGACCAG gggAGCCGTATCGGCTTTTAGTTGGTACAGATTATGTTGTTGGACGCAGAAACTGTGCAATTTTAATTCAGGATGATCAATCCATCAGTCGAAGTCATGCGGTTCTGACAGTAAGTCATCCTGAAACGACCCAG agcCAGTCTGTTCCAGTCCCTACATTAACAATAAGAGATACCTCCAAGTATGGTACATTTGTTAATGGATCAAAAATGAATGGATCTTCAAGGCCTTTGCAGTCTGGTGACAGAGTCAATTTTGGAGTCTTTAACAGCAAGTTTAG aGTGGAGTATGAGTCTTTGGTTGTCTGCTCCTCGTGTTTAGATGCTGCTCAGAAAACAGAGTTAAATCAAGCCATCCAGCTCCTGGGAGGTCTTGTAGTGAATGAATGGACGAAAGAGTGTACTTACCTTGTAATGGCATCAGTAAAAGTTACTGTTAAG acTATATGTGCCTTGATTTGTGGACGACCAATTATAAAACCAGAGTTTTTTGAAGAATTAATCAAAGCTGTTCAGTCCAGGCAACAGTTGCCAACTCCTGAAAG TTTTTATCCTCCAGTTGATGAGCCTTCCATTGGTACTGAAAACCTGGATTTATCAGAGCaccaagaaaggaaaagaatattcTTTGGAAAAACTTTTGTATTTCTAACTGCCAAGCAG tACAAGAAACTGGGTCCGGCTGTTGTTCTTGGAGGAGGCGAAGCAAAGTTGATGAcggagggaagaaaagaaacttcttCACTGGTTTCTCCTGAAGTTTGTGTTGTCGATGTTGGGTTGACAAACTCCCAGATCCTAGGATCTGAGTCCATGAGAAACTGGACTGATTCCGTTCTGAATGTTTTGCAAAG TAATGATCTCAGGGCTATTCCCGAAGCAGAAATCGGATTGGCGGTAATCTTCAGGTCTACAGAAACATACTGCAACCCTAAAAAGCAGCCTGGTAACAAAG CTGTAACTAGAAGTACTTCTGCATCAGGAATAGGGCCAGCCATTTCTCAGAGTTTGGCTGTGGATGAAACCATAATGCCAACTGCTGCAGATACCAGTACGCTATATGTAGCTGATACAGAAATAGAAGAGCAGACACG TATGGAGATAGAGAAGACTTCCAAGAcgaacagaagagaaaaagtagCTTTCCAGGATGTACCCCCTGTGAAGGAGAACCCTAGCACAAGTGGCAATGTGAATGCAGGAACACTGATATCTAGAGTGAATAGAACATCTACACTTAGTCAAAAAAGTCATCCTCCCTCTCCATCTAAAATTTCAGAAGTCAGTAAACCTAGAGAGTCCACTCCACGTCAGCAGTCTAACTCGATTACAAATTACTTCCAAGTAGCTAGGAAAAG AGAAAGAGatgaagaaggaggagaaacatCTGTCCCCAAACTAGCAAAACTGGAGGAAAGGTCATCGCCTGTTTCCAAGCATGTTGAATCCACAGCTTCGTCAGTGtggaaaaatgaagaacagcatcaaaaggaaaataacatccAGCTGACGAGGGAAAGTAATGAACTAGCAAGTGATAAAACTGACACTAAAATTACTTCTAGTGAAAATCCTGcaccaaagaaaagaaaggagttaGATgatttatctgaaaatataGAGACACTAGAAATCGTATTTGAAAGCAGAGACCTAGACTGGAAAAAGCAAACGGCAAATCAAGACCAGGAATCTCAAGGCAATATACgaaaaaaaagatgtctggAAGCCAAAGGAAGCAGAATTGAAGAAgtaaatgcaaagcaaaaagagGAGAATGAAACGTTG AGAGAAGATGAAGTTGGATCAGTTCTAACTCtagaaaagaaaagtgagatCAAGCAAGAATCTCCTCCAGTCTTG aaAGACCACAACAAAATTGAAGATGACTCCAGCAGTCTTCCTAGCAGACTTCTCTTGACTGAGTTTAGATCCTTGGTTGTCAGCCATCCAAGACAGAACAGTCAGCTTATTGGCAATACGAGCTGCGGGGGACAGAAAAATTTCAAAAAGTTCAAAAAG GTCAGTTATCCAGGGGCAGGACAACTTCCGTACATTATTGGAGGATCAGATTTGGTTGCTCACCATGCTAGAAAGAGTTCAGAGCTAGAGGACTGGTTAAGAGAAGAATTGGAG GAACAGAATCGACGTGCAAGAGAAGAATCACTTGCTGATGATCTCTTTAG aTACGATCCTAATGTGAAAAGGAGAAGATAA